One Methanolobus sp. WCC4 DNA segment encodes these proteins:
- a CDS encoding histone family protein, with the protein MTIIPFAPIERVIRNAGAQRVSETAGVALTEILEEYGLEISREAIKLAEHAGRKTVKAEDIDLAKEMLNK; encoded by the coding sequence ATGACGATCATACCATTTGCACCCATAGAGAGAGTAATAAGGAATGCAGGAGCACAGAGAGTTAGTGAGACCGCTGGTGTGGCCCTTACGGAGATACTGGAAGAATACGGACTCGAGATATCAAGGGAAGCCATCAAGCTTGCAGAACATGCAGGAAGAAAGACTGTGAAGGCCGAGGATATCGACCTTGCAAAAGAGATGCTGAACAAGTGA
- the rnfA gene encoding Rnf electron transport complex subunit RnfA, whose amino-acid sequence MVEKALFAILMDGIFIKNFLLIQFLGLCSFVGVTKDVKSAAGMSGAVVFVMAMAASVSYLIYTYVLVPTKMEFLDLISFIVVIAALVQLVEFVVRKNIPSLYRSLGIYLPLITTNCAVLGVVLLNVSSEYNFIQSVVFGIAAGLGYTIVMLMMAGIRERSTFVNIPSSVRGLPQAFFIATMLSMAFVNYFWVIPI is encoded by the coding sequence ATGGTAGAAAAGGCATTATTCGCCATCCTGATGGATGGTATATTCATTAAGAACTTCCTGCTTATCCAGTTCCTTGGACTGTGCTCCTTTGTGGGAGTTACCAAGGATGTCAAAAGTGCGGCAGGAATGTCAGGAGCTGTTGTCTTCGTTATGGCAATGGCAGCCAGTGTATCGTATCTGATCTACACCTACGTTCTGGTGCCTACAAAGATGGAATTCCTTGACCTGATAAGTTTCATCGTGGTCATTGCAGCACTTGTGCAGCTTGTAGAGTTCGTTGTCAGGAAGAACATCCCTTCACTTTATCGTTCACTGGGTATCTACCTGCCACTTATCACGACCAATTGTGCTGTACTTGGTGTGGTATTGCTCAACGTAAGTTCCGAGTACAACTTCATCCAGAGCGTTGTCTTCGGTATTGCAGCAGGTCTTGGATATACCATAGTAATGTTGATGATGGCAGGTATCAGGGAGCGTTCGACCTTTGTGAACATCCCGTCTTCCGTCAGGGGACTGCCACAGGCATTCTTCATCGCGACCATGCTGTCAATGGCCTTTGTTAATTACTTCTGGGTGATTCCAATATGA
- the mmcA gene encoding methanogenesis multiheme c-type cytochrome — translation MAKINNTLLIGILIVMFAAAGVYAYLGYSGNAAMSTHYMTEQKWSDSSCSGCHAGVYDEVSVSSHVEQDLKQWSSIMDYGVDVDSIDTDAMAVTYGQVHPGGGYMADYGVDIDCMICHEQVGGYDFEARAESIATGDFENANEAAIEESREELQKEPLYVVSYVLDVLAPLPLVTEIHDEVNGAPDKALCGSNCHTGDIATTAVSWTLEDSASYDVHDDVDCQECHETEEHDIGTREYLFASESVHMEIEAGVKDCDSSGCHEGISHGGMVDAHLEFISCESCHIPALPGTDVTGTPVIKEFSWENGVREDTVYESEFTPTLGWSSGVYYDLLPVAQERSEGSVLKPFNIITGIWWDEGVNAEVLADPNTSAVIGNPIAPDEVLDADADGDGIVTEDEMRSYDGNADGTPDYPNAVLRHVEMYYQVSHNIAGSETGIADPLECADCHGASASETLQNIHFGTETQDCAVCHDVIPVINWNLLGYDADPAETDPPTDFSAMTIDVTIPGAKPDEVEREPAF, via the coding sequence ATGGCTAAGATCAATAATACTCTTCTCATCGGCATCCTCATAGTAATGTTCGCAGCAGCAGGTGTATATGCCTATCTTGGTTACAGTGGCAATGCAGCTATGTCAACCCATTACATGACCGAACAGAAATGGTCCGACAGTTCATGCAGCGGATGTCATGCAGGTGTTTATGATGAAGTCTCCGTTTCGTCTCATGTGGAACAGGACCTGAAGCAGTGGTCATCTATCATGGATTACGGTGTTGATGTTGACAGCATCGATACAGATGCCATGGCAGTAACCTATGGGCAGGTCCACCCAGGTGGTGGCTACATGGCAGACTACGGTGTGGATATCGACTGTATGATATGTCATGAGCAGGTTGGAGGATATGACTTTGAAGCACGTGCGGAAAGCATAGCAACAGGTGATTTCGAGAATGCCAACGAAGCTGCGATCGAGGAATCAAGGGAAGAATTGCAGAAAGAACCATTGTATGTGGTAAGCTATGTGCTTGATGTCCTGGCTCCACTCCCACTTGTGACCGAAATTCACGATGAGGTCAACGGTGCACCGGATAAGGCTCTCTGTGGAAGCAACTGTCATACAGGTGACATTGCAACAACAGCTGTTTCATGGACACTCGAAGATTCAGCTTCATATGACGTTCACGATGATGTGGACTGTCAGGAATGCCATGAGACAGAAGAGCACGATATAGGTACCCGTGAATATCTCTTTGCTTCCGAATCGGTTCATATGGAGATAGAAGCCGGTGTAAAGGACTGTGATTCCTCCGGATGCCATGAAGGTATATCACATGGCGGAATGGTTGATGCTCACCTTGAGTTCATCAGTTGTGAATCATGTCACATCCCGGCACTGCCTGGCACTGATGTGACCGGTACGCCTGTAATAAAGGAATTCAGCTGGGAGAACGGTGTCCGTGAGGATACGGTATATGAGTCTGAATTCACACCAACACTTGGATGGTCATCAGGTGTCTACTATGACCTTCTGCCAGTAGCCCAGGAACGTAGCGAGGGATCAGTTCTCAAACCATTCAATATAATTACCGGTATCTGGTGGGATGAAGGCGTCAATGCGGAAGTACTTGCAGATCCTAACACAAGTGCTGTGATCGGTAACCCGATCGCTCCTGATGAGGTACTCGATGCAGATGCAGACGGTGATGGTATTGTTACTGAAGACGAGATGCGTTCATATGATGGCAATGCTGACGGTACTCCGGATTATCCGAATGCTGTTCTCAGGCATGTGGAAATGTACTATCAGGTGAGCCACAACATCGCAGGTTCAGAGACAGGTATTGCAGATCCTCTTGAATGTGCTGACTGTCATGGAGCATCAGCTTCAGAGACCCTCCAGAATATCCACTTTGGAACTGAAACTCAGGATTGTGCCGTATGTCATGATGTTATACCTGTGATCAACTGGAACTTACTGGGCTATGATGCCGATCCGGCAGAGACCGATCCACCAACGGATTTCTCCGCAATGACGATAGATGTGACCATACCTGGCGCAAAGCCTGATGAAGTAGAAAGGGAACCTGCGTTCTAA
- the rnfE gene encoding Rnf electron transport complex subunit RnfE has translation MDPLSEYIRGITRDNPIFGLVLGLCPTLAVTTSVENAIGMSAGTAFVLVCSNIFVSALRKQIPAAVRLPIFIIIIATFVSIVKMIMQAYFPPMYAALGVFIPLIVVNCIIIGRAEAYANKNNVFYSFIDGLGISTGFLLVLMLIGGIREILGTGQIVTFDYTLITLPINPSVTTMILPPGAFLTIGALMGIVNYQRAKKRAKGG, from the coding sequence ATGGACCCATTAAGTGAATATATTCGTGGTATTACAAGAGATAACCCGATCTTCGGACTCGTTCTGGGCCTCTGTCCAACACTGGCAGTGACTACATCAGTCGAGAACGCCATCGGTATGTCCGCAGGTACGGCATTCGTACTTGTATGTTCGAACATTTTCGTTTCAGCCTTAAGGAAGCAGATCCCTGCGGCTGTAAGATTGCCTATATTCATCATCATCATAGCGACCTTCGTGTCGATCGTGAAGATGATAATGCAGGCTTATTTCCCGCCCATGTATGCGGCGTTAGGTGTGTTCATCCCGCTTATTGTGGTGAACTGTATCATCATCGGCCGTGCAGAGGCATATGCTAACAAGAACAATGTGTTCTATTCTTTCATAGATGGTCTTGGTATATCCACAGGTTTCCTGCTGGTACTGATGCTCATCGGTGGTATCAGGGAGATCCTTGGAACGGGACAGATAGTGACATTCGACTACACTCTCATTACCCTTCCGATCAATCCTTCCGTGACCACAATGATATTGCCACCAGGCGCTTTCCTTACAATAGGGGCACTGATGGGAATTGTTAACTATCAGAGAGCAAAGAAGAGAGCAAAGGGTGGTTAA
- a CDS encoding replication factor C small subunit — MQVCILLCGGFEIKEEIWIEKYRPFKLDDVVGQKEAVERLKSYIKTRNLPHLLFSGPPGVGKTATSVSIARELFEDSWRENFTELNASDERGIDVVRTKIKNFAKTTPIGGADFKIIFLDEADALTSDAQSALRRTMERYTNNCRFILSCNYSSKIIEPIQSRCAVYRFRPLSDDAVAERVRFVAENEGLDIADDGVDAIKYVAQGDMRKAINALQAAALIADTIHKDAIYKITATARPEQVKELIETALSGNFSASRKHLDSLLLEQGLSGEDVVGQIYRAMFDVDIPERKMVELIDVIGEIDFRLTEGANERIQLECLLAHFALSGKGSD; from the coding sequence ATGCAGGTATGCATACTTCTATGCGGAGGGTTTGAAATTAAAGAAGAGATATGGATCGAAAAGTATAGGCCCTTTAAACTCGATGACGTGGTGGGCCAGAAAGAGGCTGTAGAAAGGCTGAAGTCGTACATAAAGACAAGGAACCTTCCACATCTTCTGTTCTCAGGTCCTCCAGGGGTGGGAAAGACGGCCACTTCCGTTTCGATCGCACGTGAACTTTTCGAGGATTCATGGCGTGAGAACTTCACGGAGCTCAATGCTTCCGATGAACGTGGTATTGATGTTGTAAGGACCAAGATCAAGAACTTCGCTAAGACCACTCCTATCGGTGGTGCGGATTTTAAGATAATCTTCCTTGATGAGGCGGATGCTCTGACCTCAGATGCCCAGTCTGCCCTCAGGCGTACCATGGAACGTTACACCAATAATTGTCGTTTCATACTTTCATGTAATTATTCATCCAAGATCATCGAGCCTATACAGTCCAGATGTGCTGTTTACAGGTTCCGCCCTCTTTCAGATGATGCAGTAGCCGAACGTGTCCGTTTTGTGGCAGAGAACGAAGGTCTTGACATTGCAGATGATGGTGTGGATGCCATCAAGTATGTTGCACAGGGTGATATGAGAAAGGCCATAAATGCCCTTCAGGCTGCAGCACTCATTGCAGACACCATTCACAAGGATGCAATATACAAGATAACCGCAACGGCCCGTCCGGAGCAGGTGAAGGAACTCATTGAAACAGCTCTTTCAGGCAATTTCAGTGCATCCAGAAAGCATCTTGATAGTCTTCTGCTTGAGCAGGGTCTTTCAGGTGAGGACGTTGTCGGACAGATATACAGGGCAATGTTCGATGTTGATATCCCTGAAAGGAAAATGGTGGAGTTGATCGATGTTATTGGTGAGATCGATTTCAGACTTACCGAAGGTGCCAATGAAAGGATACAGCTTGAATGTCTCCTGGCACACTTTGCTTTATCAGGCAAGGGATCTGATTGA
- the rnfC gene encoding Rnf electron transport complex subunit RnfC, translated as MEIRTLDKLPEKIIIPLRQHRGAVCEPLVKKGDRVLVGQKIGECEDYNSSSVHSSVCGEVIGIEESAHPDGNKVKSVIIQPEESNEAVAFSPCKDLSPEKLAALIKESGIVEHYGMPTHAVLRPKGKKIDTVLINATSSEWIGGNFKTPKEYASQVMDALKLLMKAAGASKGAIVLRTDDKASIDAFEGIEVGNKKLKVAPLVGGRRIGYYFKEQNSDIVVLSQERIFGKKILNFFTYSVTGRKVKIDRDPTDVGVAVCGVKSAKALYDAVHEGKPFYDTVVSVEGVSGKMEYVLVKIGTPFKDVIDSFGYTGEIGKIIANGVRTGVAQYTDQVPVTKGTTRISLQKPEEIIRDESIACIHCARCVDVCPVSLIPSRLAVMADQGRFDECRQIHIQNCIECGDCAAVCPSKIHILQLIRYAKDAIDMAYNDMPEKQSSNLKVGCCGGE; from the coding sequence GTGGAAATAAGAACATTGGATAAATTACCTGAAAAGATCATCATTCCACTCAGGCAGCACAGGGGTGCTGTCTGTGAACCCCTTGTGAAAAAGGGTGACAGGGTCCTTGTGGGGCAGAAGATAGGTGAGTGCGAGGACTACAACTCATCTTCGGTTCACTCAAGTGTCTGCGGTGAGGTAATTGGAATTGAAGAATCAGCTCATCCTGATGGTAACAAGGTAAAGAGCGTTATCATCCAGCCGGAAGAGAGCAATGAGGCGGTCGCGTTCTCACCATGCAAGGACCTTTCACCTGAAAAGCTTGCAGCTCTCATAAAGGAGTCCGGGATAGTGGAACACTATGGAATGCCTACTCATGCTGTTCTCAGACCAAAGGGTAAGAAGATAGACACCGTACTCATCAATGCGACATCTTCCGAGTGGATAGGTGGGAACTTCAAGACGCCAAAGGAATATGCATCCCAGGTCATGGATGCCCTTAAACTGCTTATGAAAGCAGCAGGTGCCAGTAAAGGAGCTATTGTGCTCAGGACCGATGATAAAGCGTCTATCGATGCCTTTGAAGGTATCGAGGTAGGTAACAAGAAACTGAAGGTTGCTCCTCTTGTAGGTGGCCGCAGGATCGGTTATTATTTCAAGGAGCAGAACTCGGACATAGTCGTCCTTTCACAGGAACGGATCTTTGGTAAGAAGATCCTTAACTTCTTCACCTATAGTGTAACAGGAAGGAAGGTCAAGATCGACCGTGATCCTACGGATGTAGGGGTTGCTGTCTGTGGCGTTAAATCCGCAAAAGCCCTTTACGATGCTGTTCACGAAGGAAAGCCATTCTACGATACTGTTGTTTCTGTGGAAGGCGTTTCAGGTAAGATGGAATATGTCCTCGTGAAGATCGGTACTCCTTTCAAGGACGTGATCGATTCATTCGGATACACAGGTGAGATCGGTAAGATCATAGCTAATGGTGTAAGGACCGGTGTGGCACAGTACACTGACCAGGTCCCTGTCACAAAAGGAACTACAAGGATATCCCTGCAGAAACCTGAAGAGATTATCAGGGATGAATCTATTGCATGTATCCATTGTGCACGCTGTGTGGATGTCTGTCCCGTTTCCCTTATCCCAAGTCGTCTTGCTGTAATGGCAGATCAGGGTCGTTTTGATGAATGCAGACAGATCCATATTCAGAACTGTATAGAATGTGGTGACTGTGCAGCAGTCTGTCCTTCAAAGATACATATATTGCAACTTATCAGGTATGCAAAGGATGCTATTGATATGGCATACAATGACATGCCTGAAAAGCAGTCATCCAATCTGAAGGTCGGATGCTGTGGAGGTGAGTGA
- a CDS encoding flavodoxin domain-containing protein: MPKLAIVYLSTQGSTKMMAEAIAQGAREKHIDVDIDNFYEWDPADVAKYDAICIGSSTFYYTMLEPISKFLDKLIDIGIEGKIGAAFGSYGWSGEAPVQIAEKLRGAGVEVIDPVLRIQYIPNEKDLAECIRLGKDIAVKMKKH, from the coding sequence ATGCCAAAACTTGCAATAGTATATCTAAGCACACAGGGAAGTACAAAAATGATGGCAGAGGCCATAGCACAGGGTGCACGTGAAAAACATATAGATGTTGACATCGACAACTTCTATGAGTGGGATCCTGCAGATGTTGCTAAATATGATGCGATCTGTATCGGCTCATCTACATTCTACTACACCATGCTCGAGCCAATATCCAAATTCCTGGACAAGCTCATAGATATAGGCATAGAAGGAAAGATAGGGGCTGCCTTTGGATCATATGGATGGAGCGGAGAGGCACCTGTGCAGATAGCTGAGAAGCTCAGAGGGGCAGGAGTTGAGGTCATAGACCCTGTGCTCAGGATACAATACATCCCTAACGAGAAGGATCTTGCGGAGTGCATAAGACTTGGAAAGGACATCGCAGTTAAAATGAAGAAGCATTGA
- a CDS encoding FAD:protein FMN transferase has protein sequence MRYKTVAIVLIAFFTVLFMIDHVSDPVADSPIEGESYSQTRSLMDTTVTVSVTSPNETYASEVIDRAFEKIHYVDQVMNNYDNESEIALLNERSTIHDADPELVYVVSRSKYYSEVSDGAFDISIQPILDLWASKYSPGGTYQDPTPEEINETLELVNHSAIVVEGNSISLGEGMRITLGGVAKGFAVDLAIGSIMDDGISSGFVNAGGDGRYIGTKPDGSLWRVGLQNPDKNEDAISIMDIGDMAVATSGNYERYFSDAAKVSHIADPRNGYSSQNLISATVIADTAMDADALATAVFVLGEDEGMEMIEELDGVECLLITTDKRILRSSGYSNYENHAQ, from the coding sequence ATGAGGTATAAAACTGTTGCCATTGTACTGATAGCGTTTTTCACAGTATTATTCATGATAGATCATGTTTCAGACCCTGTCGCTGACAGCCCCATAGAAGGCGAAAGTTACTCACAAACCAGAAGCCTGATGGACACAACTGTCACTGTATCAGTGACCAGTCCCAATGAAACCTATGCCTCAGAGGTTATTGATCGTGCCTTTGAAAAAATACATTATGTTGACCAGGTCATGAACAATTATGACAATGAAAGTGAGATAGCCCTACTCAATGAACGGAGTACCATCCACGATGCCGACCCGGAACTTGTCTATGTGGTGAGCCGCTCCAAATATTACTCAGAGGTCAGCGATGGCGCCTTTGACATATCCATACAGCCGATACTTGATCTCTGGGCAAGCAAGTACAGCCCCGGCGGGACATACCAGGATCCTACCCCGGAAGAGATCAATGAAACACTCGAACTGGTGAACCACTCTGCCATCGTTGTAGAAGGCAATAGTATAAGCCTTGGCGAGGGCATGAGGATCACACTGGGCGGTGTTGCCAAAGGATTTGCAGTTGACCTTGCGATCGGATCGATCATGGATGATGGCATAAGCTCCGGGTTTGTGAATGCCGGAGGAGATGGAAGATACATAGGTACCAAACCTGATGGCAGCCTGTGGAGAGTAGGACTACAGAACCCGGATAAAAATGAAGATGCCATATCCATCATGGATATCGGGGACATGGCTGTTGCCACAAGCGGAAACTATGAGAGATACTTCAGTGATGCTGCAAAGGTCTCGCACATTGCTGACCCAAGGAACGGATACTCCTCGCAGAACCTCATCAGCGCAACCGTGATAGCAGATACTGCAATGGATGCAGATGCCCTTGCGACCGCTGTATTCGTTCTTGGAGAGGACGAGGGCATGGAGATGATAGAAGAGCTTGATGGAGTAGAGTGTCTGCTGATAACCACAGACAAAAGGATCCTGCGTTCAAGCGGATATTCGAATTATGAGAATCATGCTCAATAG
- the rnfG gene encoding Rnf electron transport complex subunit RnfG, whose amino-acid sequence MSESNKDTAVVIGKLVLISVVAALMLGITYVPTSEQLKINEANSKKEILGELIPEAGGNFEEVYSDVVDDDGNQIVLYYRAMDSSGNIIGYAFFQQHAGAQAPLVVAGGVDSTFSTVRGMDVLSHEETPGLGAKIVDDPFRSQFVDIPTSSLALSSSGGSIDSITGATISSQAVIDALNVKISEIKEAEE is encoded by the coding sequence ATGAGTGAATCCAATAAGGATACAGCCGTAGTTATAGGAAAACTTGTCCTCATATCTGTTGTAGCAGCTCTTATGTTAGGTATTACTTATGTTCCTACAAGTGAACAGCTCAAGATAAATGAAGCAAACTCTAAAAAAGAGATATTAGGTGAATTGATCCCTGAAGCAGGTGGCAATTTTGAAGAGGTCTATAGTGATGTCGTCGATGATGATGGCAATCAGATAGTTCTCTATTATCGTGCAATGGACTCCTCAGGTAACATTATAGGTTATGCGTTCTTCCAGCAACATGCAGGTGCCCAGGCTCCTCTTGTTGTTGCAGGAGGTGTGGATTCAACGTTCTCAACAGTTCGTGGAATGGATGTCCTGAGCCATGAAGAGACTCCGGGACTGGGTGCAAAGATCGTTGATGATCCATTCAGAAGTCAATTTGTAGATATTCCAACATCCTCACTGGCTCTTTCCAGTTCAGGTGGATCAATAGACTCTATTACAGGCGCGACGATCTCTTCACAGGCTGTAATTGATGCCCTTAATGTGAAAATAAGTGAAATTAAAGAGGCAGAGGAGTGA
- the rnfD gene encoding Rnf electron transport complex subunit RnfD, whose product MTYTISAPPHKKTRLDFKTLNISKIIALLPLCLASIYFFGVPALGIIIASVLSAVATEFVIQTSLKQKVTISDGNAALVGLLLALLIPPEAPIWIPVVGGFFAITVGIHVFGGIGSYIFNPVLVSWIFIKSAWPQYMTALSIPHVGQFSDLFLEHGAGLMAGVSPILLIGGVYLIYKRYVDWRVPLSFFVTLVALPQIMLFISSVMALIHEGVLNPLMYMSQLFVFLDMSPELPYAMIGAVFFGILFLATDAPTSPVTKNGRIVYGIVCGVLVFIYGYFANYVDGVLYGIFLANCVGSYIELNTMPASFGTESLPERIYRKVMDRVPSSLKFEVMNNE is encoded by the coding sequence ATGACGTATACTATTTCAGCTCCCCCTCATAAGAAAACAAGATTAGATTTCAAGACATTGAATATAAGCAAGATAATTGCTCTGCTTCCTTTATGTCTGGCGTCGATATACTTCTTCGGTGTTCCAGCCCTAGGTATCATTATCGCATCCGTATTATCTGCTGTTGCAACTGAATTTGTGATACAGACATCACTCAAGCAGAAAGTAACGATATCAGATGGGAATGCAGCTCTGGTGGGTCTGCTCCTTGCATTGCTGATACCACCTGAAGCTCCTATATGGATACCTGTTGTTGGCGGTTTCTTTGCGATCACCGTTGGAATACATGTGTTTGGAGGCATTGGGTCCTATATTTTCAATCCGGTGCTGGTCTCATGGATCTTTATAAAAAGTGCATGGCCACAATACATGACAGCTTTATCCATACCACATGTAGGCCAGTTCTCCGACCTTTTCCTTGAGCATGGTGCCGGCCTTATGGCAGGTGTTTCTCCCATACTGCTTATCGGAGGCGTGTATCTTATATACAAGAGATATGTGGACTGGAGAGTTCCTCTTTCATTCTTTGTGACTTTGGTGGCATTACCTCAGATAATGTTGTTCATTTCCAGTGTAATGGCCCTTATTCATGAAGGTGTACTGAACCCACTAATGTACATGTCACAGCTTTTCGTTTTCCTTGACATGAGTCCTGAACTGCCATATGCGATGATAGGCGCTGTTTTCTTCGGTATCCTTTTCCTTGCGACCGATGCACCGACCTCGCCTGTGACTAAAAATGGTCGTATTGTCTATGGTATCGTATGTGGTGTACTTGTCTTCATCTACGGCTACTTTGCCAACTATGTGGACGGGGTATTGTACGGTATCTTCCTTGCGAACTGTGTCGGTTCTTACATAGAGCTCAATACAATGCCGGCATCATTCGGAACAGAATCCCTTCCGGAAAGGATCTACAGGAAAGTGATGGACAGGGTTCCTTCCTCCCTGAAGTTCGAGGTGATGAACAATGAGTGA
- the rnfB gene encoding Rnf electron transport complex subunit RnfB, whose translation MTELVTFLVQAAAILGGLGLAVGVMLIVASKKFKVETNPLVDEIVEILPGANCGACGYAGCADFAERVVNEGAPINGCPVGGFDVAKEIGGILGQEVSEGEEQYPFVICNGGLNCVDRFDYVGFEDCKAVMLLSDGEKGCNYGCMGRGTCVRACPFDALTIGEDRLPHVNKNLCTSCGLCISSCPNDILVFAKESEQVHVLCTSHDKGKAVKESCTVGCIGCKICEKNCPEEAITVTKFLAKIDQDKCTACGICVEKCPQNTIAIR comes from the coding sequence ATGACCGAACTGGTAACTTTCCTGGTACAGGCAGCAGCAATCCTTGGAGGTCTTGGACTGGCTGTTGGTGTTATGCTCATTGTGGCATCCAAGAAGTTCAAGGTAGAGACAAATCCTCTCGTGGATGAGATCGTTGAGATACTCCCCGGAGCGAACTGTGGTGCCTGTGGTTACGCAGGCTGTGCCGACTTCGCAGAGCGTGTGGTCAACGAAGGTGCACCTATCAATGGTTGTCCTGTCGGTGGTTTTGATGTTGCCAAGGAGATCGGTGGCATTCTGGGACAGGAAGTCTCAGAAGGCGAGGAGCAGTATCCTTTCGTCATATGTAACGGTGGTCTTAATTGCGTTGACCGCTTTGATTATGTAGGCTTTGAGGACTGTAAGGCTGTAATGCTTCTCTCCGATGGTGAGAAAGGCTGTAACTATGGCTGTATGGGCAGGGGAACCTGTGTCCGTGCATGTCCGTTCGATGCGCTTACCATAGGCGAGGACCGTTTGCCTCATGTGAACAAGAACCTCTGTACAAGCTGTGGTCTCTGTATCTCATCATGTCCGAACGACATACTGGTCTTTGCAAAGGAATCTGAACAGGTACATGTGCTTTGTACTTCACACGATAAAGGTAAGGCTGTAAAGGAGTCCTGTACAGTAGGTTGTATCGGCTGTAAGATATGCGAGAAGAACTGTCCTGAGGAAGCCATAACCGTCACGAAGTTCCTTGCTAAGATCGATCAGGATAAATGTACAGCATGTGGAATATGTGTGGAGAAATGTCCACAGAATACAATTGCTATCAGGTGA
- a CDS encoding small multi-drug export protein, with protein MSLEVQVIELLSSFPHWLATMIIGAMPIFELRGAIPIALGVYEMSPASAFTFAVLGNMLPVVPLLLFLGPVSEYLRRYTIFDRFFSWLFGRTHRNHSERFERYGTLALTLFVAVPLPVTGAWTGCAAAFVFGIKFRHSLPAIFAGVLIAGMVVSVVTLTGMGLLATM; from the coding sequence TTGAGCCTTGAAGTACAGGTAATTGAATTACTTTCCTCTTTTCCTCACTGGCTTGCCACTATGATCATAGGGGCAATGCCGATATTCGAGCTAAGGGGTGCTATTCCCATTGCACTGGGTGTGTATGAGATGTCTCCTGCATCTGCATTCACCTTTGCCGTACTGGGTAATATGTTGCCTGTTGTTCCGTTACTTCTGTTCCTCGGTCCGGTGTCGGAATATCTCCGAAGATATACTATATTTGACAGGTTCTTCTCCTGGCTCTTTGGCAGGACCCATCGTAATCATTCGGAAAGATTTGAACGATACGGTACCCTTGCTTTAACTCTGTTCGTAGCTGTTCCGTTGCCTGTCACAGGTGCCTGGACCGGATGTGCAGCAGCTTTTGTATTTGGGATAAAGTTCCGTCATTCGTTGCCTGCCATATTTGCAGGTGTGCTCATAGCCGGAATGGTTGTCAGCGTTGTCACTCTTACCGGCATGGGTCTGTTGGCTACTATGTGA